A genome region from Myxococcota bacterium includes the following:
- the truB gene encoding tRNA pseudouridine(55) synthase TruB, which produces MAKPISDGILLVDKPKGLTSFDCVAQTRRLFQTKSVGHTGTLDPFATGLLVLLLGRYTRLSPYLTSQDKTYEAEVCLGIGTDTDDCEGQVIAQADASHLTSEAIDAALQSFLGAQMQIPPQYSAISINGERAYKKARRGEEVAYEPRPVMVYDLTLNPSPESGEGLESAFSPSPLSGEGLGVRSLNIRLRVSKGTYIRAIARDLGAKLGVPAHLTNLRRTQSGSYDVSEVNGDLLTGLSAIRGIPLLEIDTASAEALKQGKRPMLAGLADQSPLLAHVQNEPVAIAKIEEGHLVTIRGF; this is translated from the coding sequence TTGGCAAAACCTATATCTGACGGAATATTATTAGTAGACAAACCCAAAGGCCTGACCTCTTTTGACTGTGTCGCCCAAACCAGGCGCCTCTTTCAAACGAAGTCCGTGGGCCACACTGGCACGCTAGACCCGTTCGCCACCGGGCTTTTGGTCCTACTATTAGGTAGATATACCAGACTTAGCCCCTATCTAACTTCCCAAGACAAAACCTACGAAGCCGAAGTTTGTTTAGGCATAGGCACAGACACAGACGACTGCGAAGGGCAGGTTATAGCACAGGCCGATGCATCGCATCTGACATCTGAAGCTATAGACGCAGCTCTGCAAAGCTTCTTGGGCGCGCAAATGCAAATTCCACCGCAGTATTCAGCCATCTCCATCAATGGTGAACGAGCCTACAAAAAAGCCAGGCGAGGGGAAGAAGTCGCCTATGAGCCCCGGCCGGTGATGGTTTATGACCTCACCCTAAATCCCTCTCCAGAATCTGGAGAGGGACTTGAATCGGCCTTTTCCCCCTCTCCACTTAGTGGAGAGGGGTTAGGGGTGAGGTCCCTCAACATCCGCCTCCGAGTCTCAAAAGGCACCTATATCCGCGCCATCGCCAGAGATTTAGGCGCAAAACTAGGCGTCCCCGCCCACCTAACCAACCTAAGGCGGACCCAATCGGGCTCTTATGATGTCTCTGAAGTCAACGGCGATTTATTAACAGGCCTAAGCGCCATTCGCGGCATTCCTCTATTAGAAATAGACACTGCCAGCGCAGAAGCCTTAAAACAAGGCAAACGCCCAATGTTAGCCGGCCTGGCAGACCAATCCCCCTTACTGGCGCATGTGCAAAACGAACCTGTTGCTATAGCCAAAATCGAAGAAGGTCACCTAGTGACAATTCGTGGATTTTAG
- the recR gene encoding recombination mediator RecR: MFDAPIQNAVEQLARLPGIGQRTAMRLVLHLVAQDRALMPALSEALSELESKVRECERCHMITAEEATCAICRSRSRDERVLCVVARVQDLMALEATHEFTGYYHVLHGVLAPMEGIGPSELRIPSLMVRLKESGIEEIILATPPTVEGEATALYLSQELHGMNVRITRIASGVPVGGDLQFADRLSLSRAMALRRKF, encoded by the coding sequence ATGTTTGATGCACCTATTCAAAACGCTGTAGAGCAACTCGCCAGGTTGCCTGGGATTGGACAACGAACCGCTATGCGGTTGGTGTTGCACCTCGTTGCCCAGGACCGTGCGTTGATGCCCGCGCTATCAGAGGCTTTGTCTGAACTTGAAAGCAAAGTTCGTGAATGTGAACGATGCCACATGATTACGGCTGAAGAAGCGACGTGTGCTATTTGCCGCTCTCGTAGCAGAGATGAGCGCGTTTTGTGTGTGGTGGCACGGGTGCAGGACTTGATGGCGCTGGAAGCCACTCACGAATTTACTGGTTATTACCATGTTTTGCATGGCGTGCTGGCGCCTATGGAAGGCATCGGGCCGAGTGAGCTTCGAATTCCAAGCTTGATGGTCAGACTTAAGGAAAGTGGCATCGAAGAGATTATCTTAGCTACGCCTCCTACAGTAGAAGGCGAAGCAACTGCGCTGTATTTATCTCAAGAATTGCACGGCATGAATGTTCGCATTACGCGCATTGCCTCAGGTGTCCCCGTGGGCGGGGATTTGCAGTTTGCGGACCGCTTGTCTCTGTCTAGAGCCATGGCTTTAAGAAGAAAATTTTAG